Proteins encoded within one genomic window of Brachybacterium muris:
- a CDS encoding YihY/virulence factor BrkB family protein, protein MNSSSTEHRNDPADAPHPEDDRKPDSPTEVTKPSWKYILRTTVREFSADGCTDLAAGLTYRTVLSIFPALIALVSILSLFGQSESSVTAVLDQAEGIVPADMWQTVRPALESILTAPAPGLGLIIGLLTALWSASSYTKAFGRAMNTIHDVPEGRGAIKLNVQMYLLTALFLILGVIGLLIFVLSGPVAQAVGDAIGLGGVAVTIWNVVKWFVLAAIVVLVVDLLYYATPNVKQPKFRWMSIGALLAIVVAVLASVGFFLYVSNFGNYNATYGALAGVIIMLLWIYIINAILLFGAEVDSEIERGRELQAGIPAEEELQLPARDTKASDKKEKKYQEDLERGRNLRESAGRSQEDPHASKER, encoded by the coding sequence ATGAACTCGAGCAGCACCGAACACCGGAACGACCCGGCCGACGCCCCCCACCCCGAGGACGACCGGAAGCCTGACAGTCCCACGGAGGTCACCAAACCGTCCTGGAAGTACATCCTGCGCACCACCGTGCGGGAGTTCAGCGCGGACGGCTGCACCGACCTCGCTGCGGGGCTGACGTACCGCACCGTGCTGTCGATCTTCCCGGCCCTGATCGCGCTGGTGTCGATCCTCAGCCTGTTCGGGCAGAGCGAGTCCTCGGTGACCGCGGTGCTCGACCAGGCCGAGGGCATCGTCCCGGCGGACATGTGGCAGACGGTGCGACCCGCCCTCGAATCGATCCTCACCGCCCCTGCGCCGGGCCTGGGGCTGATCATCGGCCTGCTCACTGCCCTGTGGTCCGCTTCCAGCTACACCAAGGCCTTCGGTCGGGCGATGAACACCATCCACGACGTGCCCGAGGGGCGTGGCGCGATCAAGCTCAACGTGCAGATGTACCTGCTCACGGCCCTCTTCTTGATCCTCGGAGTGATCGGGCTGCTGATCTTCGTGCTCTCGGGTCCGGTGGCGCAGGCCGTGGGCGACGCGATCGGCCTGGGCGGCGTCGCGGTCACCATCTGGAACGTCGTCAAGTGGTTCGTGCTGGCCGCGATCGTGGTGTTGGTGGTGGACCTGTTGTACTACGCCACTCCCAACGTGAAGCAGCCCAAGTTCCGCTGGATGAGCATCGGTGCGCTGCTGGCGATCGTGGTCGCCGTGCTGGCCAGCGTGGGGTTCTTCTTGTACGTCTCCAACTTCGGCAACTACAACGCCACCTACGGGGCGCTGGCCGGCGTGATCATCATGCTGCTGTGGATCTACATCATCAACGCCATCCTGCTGTTCGGTGCGGAGGTGGACAGCGAGATCGAGCGCGGGCGTGAGCTGCAGGCCGGGATCCCGGCCGAGGAGGAGCTGCAGCTGCCCGCCCGGGACACCAAGGCCAGCGACAAGAAGGAGAAGAAGTACCAGGAGGATCTGGAGCGGGGCCGCAACCTGCGCGAGAGCGCGGGCCGTAGTCAGGAGGACCCGCACGCTTCTAAGGAGCGGTGA
- a CDS encoding PadR family transcriptional regulator, with translation MNDVFDTHLQELRRGTVVLACLQLLRSPGYGYGLLQDLERLGFATDANTLYPLLRRLEKQGHLTSEWNTEEARPRKFYRTSATGISLADALTSEWTALTAAIASLTPGSPTLATEEN, from the coding sequence ATGAACGATGTGTTCGACACCCACCTGCAGGAGCTGCGACGTGGCACCGTGGTGCTGGCCTGCCTGCAGCTGCTGCGCTCCCCCGGCTACGGCTACGGGCTGCTGCAGGACCTCGAACGCCTCGGCTTCGCCACCGACGCGAACACGCTGTACCCCCTGCTGCGCCGTCTGGAGAAGCAGGGCCACCTCACCAGCGAATGGAACACCGAGGAGGCCCGGCCGCGGAAGTTCTACCGCACCTCAGCCACCGGCATCTCCCTGGCCGATGCGCTCACCTCGGAGTGGACGGCGCTGACCGCAGCCATCGCCTCCCTCACCCCCGGCTCCCCCACCCTCGCGACCGAGGAGAACTGA
- a CDS encoding Fic family protein codes for MPARLAEQDVGALLGRELREEALEIASLITATSAQVDEATRRGIYPLLLRSESIASSRIERVNASGRDVSYAQLGDQQDHLPNHEAMSVARNVQATRDAIEELAGRDEWTIGDVEQVHRALGVVGASEGLRRVDVWIGGRDKLRAEYVAPPPGEVPALVEDFLQYLSSSGEHPLLLAAIGHLQFESIHPFEDGNGRAGRALIHAVLERGGVVRSGLLPVSTAIRAREREYVQHLSTSRTDDPSEAAEALNAWVRFFVEIAAEACERMQGVQDEIRALDTLLAEKAAGLRADSSARRILPVLREQPVVTAKFIAEQLGVSAVAAHRAVDTLVTRGILTPGTGRYRRSEAFQADDVLRVIDGAS; via the coding sequence GTGCCTGCACGTCTCGCCGAGCAGGACGTGGGAGCTCTGCTCGGGCGGGAGCTGCGGGAGGAAGCACTCGAGATCGCCAGCCTCATCACTGCGACCTCCGCGCAGGTCGATGAGGCGACGCGACGGGGCATCTACCCCCTGCTCCTGCGCTCCGAGTCCATCGCCTCCTCGCGGATCGAACGCGTCAATGCCTCCGGGCGGGATGTCTCCTACGCCCAGCTCGGCGATCAGCAGGACCATCTGCCCAATCACGAGGCCATGAGCGTGGCCCGCAACGTCCAGGCGACGCGCGACGCGATCGAGGAGCTCGCGGGGCGCGATGAATGGACCATCGGTGATGTCGAGCAGGTCCATCGTGCGCTGGGAGTGGTGGGCGCCTCGGAAGGTCTGCGCCGGGTGGACGTGTGGATCGGCGGCCGGGACAAGCTCCGCGCAGAGTATGTGGCCCCTCCGCCGGGTGAGGTCCCCGCCCTGGTGGAGGATTTCCTGCAGTACCTCAGCAGCTCCGGAGAGCATCCCCTTCTGCTCGCCGCCATCGGCCACCTGCAGTTCGAGTCCATCCACCCGTTCGAGGACGGAAACGGACGCGCCGGACGAGCACTGATCCACGCGGTCCTCGAACGTGGTGGCGTCGTGCGCTCCGGCCTCCTCCCCGTCTCCACCGCGATCCGTGCACGAGAGCGGGAGTACGTGCAGCATCTCAGCACTTCACGTACGGACGACCCGTCAGAGGCGGCGGAGGCACTGAACGCGTGGGTGCGATTCTTCGTCGAGATCGCCGCCGAGGCATGCGAGCGGATGCAGGGCGTCCAGGACGAGATCCGTGCCCTCGACACGCTGCTCGCGGAGAAGGCCGCGGGCCTGCGCGCCGATTCCTCGGCCCGCCGGATCCTCCCGGTCCTCAGGGAGCAGCCGGTCGTCACCGCGAAGTTCATCGCTGAGCAGCTGGGAGTCTCTGCAGTGGCCGCGCATCGCGCCGTGGACACCCTGGTCACCCGTGGGATCCTCACTCCGGGAACAGGTAGATACCGCCGCTCGGAGGCCTTCCAGGCGGACGATGTGCTGCGGGTGATCGACGGGGCGAGCTGA
- a CDS encoding TIGR01777 family oxidoreductase, producing MRIELSSVIHHRLEDVVAWHRRPGALVRMIPPALGSVEDPRQDGIEDGTRVRTRLGPAQLGRIRPEWTLEHCDVTQTPTSFSFVDAQVTGPFRAWRHHHHMEQTDDGANTRLQETIDLRLPRGAGIGERIAAGQVRRMLDFRAAQLEQDLDLHRRLAGAPRLTVAVAGASGLIGTQLTALLSTGGHRVLRMVRGRRAGEGEIAWDPAAGVLDPSDLEGVDAVVNLSGRSIATRMTARAKHEILASRTSSSGLIARTLAQLARSGSGPRILVQASGIGYYGARRPGELLTEDSAPGEDVLANVCRSWEEQMAPAAQAGVRTCAVRTGIVLTDAGGALAPQLPLFLAGVGGPLTSRDAAISWITLDDMARSYVHALLTDALDGPVNAVAPQPTTAGELARTLGRVLHRPSAVPVPPFGPRLVLGREGARAIVETDQRVSDERLRASGFQAAHPELEGALRHVLRR from the coding sequence ATGCGCATCGAGCTGAGCTCCGTGATCCACCATCGGCTGGAGGACGTGGTGGCCTGGCATCGGCGGCCGGGCGCACTGGTGCGGATGATCCCGCCGGCGCTGGGCAGCGTGGAGGATCCTCGCCAGGACGGCATCGAGGACGGCACGCGGGTGCGCACCCGCCTGGGTCCCGCGCAGCTGGGACGGATCCGCCCGGAATGGACCCTCGAGCACTGCGACGTCACGCAGACCCCCACCTCCTTCTCCTTCGTGGATGCGCAGGTGACCGGCCCGTTCCGCGCCTGGCGGCACCACCACCACATGGAGCAGACCGACGACGGTGCGAACACACGGTTGCAGGAGACCATCGACCTCCGCCTGCCGCGAGGGGCCGGGATCGGCGAGCGCATCGCCGCTGGCCAGGTGCGGCGGATGCTGGACTTCCGGGCCGCGCAGCTGGAGCAGGATCTGGACCTGCATCGGCGCCTGGCAGGTGCGCCGCGCCTGACGGTGGCGGTGGCCGGGGCCTCCGGCCTGATCGGCACGCAGCTGACCGCGCTGCTGAGCACCGGTGGGCACCGCGTGCTGCGGATGGTGCGGGGCAGGCGGGCGGGCGAGGGAGAGATCGCGTGGGACCCGGCGGCCGGGGTGCTGGATCCGTCGGACCTCGAGGGGGTCGATGCGGTGGTGAACCTGTCCGGGCGCAGCATCGCCACCCGGATGACGGCCCGCGCCAAGCACGAGATCCTGGCCTCCCGCACCTCCTCGTCGGGGCTGATCGCCCGCACCCTGGCCCAGCTGGCCCGCAGCGGGTCCGGGCCGCGCATCCTGGTGCAGGCCAGCGGCATCGGCTACTACGGCGCGAGGCGTCCCGGTGAGCTGCTCACCGAGGACTCCGCACCGGGCGAGGACGTGCTGGCGAACGTGTGCCGGTCGTGGGAGGAGCAGATGGCGCCGGCCGCCCAGGCGGGGGTGCGCACCTGCGCTGTGCGCACCGGGATCGTGCTGACCGATGCGGGAGGTGCGCTGGCACCGCAGCTGCCGCTGTTCCTGGCCGGTGTGGGCGGCCCGCTCACCTCTCGGGACGCGGCGATCAGCTGGATCACCCTGGATGACATGGCGCGCAGTTACGTGCACGCCCTGCTCACCGACGCGCTCGACGGCCCGGTGAACGCGGTGGCCCCGCAGCCGACGACGGCCGGCGAGCTGGCCCGCACCCTGGGCAGGGTGCTGCACCGCCCCTCCGCCGTGCCGGTGCCGCCGTTCGGCCCGCGGCTGGTGCTGGGCCGGGAGGGGGCACGCGCGATCGTGGAGACCGATCAGCGGGTGAGCGACGAGCGCCTGCGCGCCAGTGGCTTCCAGGCGGCGCACCCCGAGCTGGAAGGCGCCCTGCGGCACGTGCTGCGGCGCTGA
- a CDS encoding ATP-binding protein codes for MGNLLSNALKYTPRGGTVCVHTAVEDHHLELAVTDTGIGMSDQEQTNLFTDYYRTETARNSDIPGHGIGLSLTRRIVVAHGGQISVSSRPGEGSTFTIRFGLDEVEWADRA; via the coding sequence CTGGGGAACCTGCTCTCCAATGCGCTGAAGTACACGCCGCGCGGTGGGACGGTGTGCGTGCACACCGCGGTGGAGGATCACCATCTCGAGCTCGCGGTCACCGACACCGGGATCGGAATGTCCGATCAGGAGCAGACGAACCTGTTCACCGACTACTACCGCACCGAGACCGCGCGCAACAGCGACATCCCCGGCCACGGCATCGGGCTGTCGCTGACCCGGCGGATCGTGGTCGCCCACGGCGGTCAGATCAGCGTGAGCTCCCGCCCGGGCGAGGGGTCGACCTTTACCATCCGGTTCGGTCTGGACGAGGTCGAGTGGGCGGACCGGGCGTGA
- a CDS encoding permease prefix domain 1-containing protein produces the protein MPTLTERYIAATTASLPAESQQDVRAELGVSIDDAVEARIEQGEDPAAAERAVLTELGDPAVLAAGYADRPLHLIGPRYYLTWWRLLKALLIIVPLCALGGVAVAQALIGSPVETIIAESLAIALSAAVHVFFWVTLVFVILERSGTHAGGGWDVDQLPQAQDPDARLSDVVASLALLAVTAAAVLWDGTRGVVHVRGETLSFLHPQLWPWWMAALFVLFALEAVIAVTVWIRRGWTAPLAAVNTLAALLVVSWTLTLLGRGLLVNPAFTEAVLLDNGVDADVVRILGVLLGVVVTAIAGWDAASGWVKARRSTGPAR, from the coding sequence ATGCCCACACTGACCGAGCGCTACATCGCCGCCACCACTGCTTCCCTGCCGGCCGAGTCCCAGCAGGACGTGCGAGCCGAGCTGGGCGTGTCCATCGACGACGCCGTCGAGGCCCGCATCGAGCAGGGAGAGGATCCGGCCGCCGCCGAGCGGGCGGTGCTCACCGAGCTGGGCGATCCGGCGGTGCTCGCGGCCGGCTATGCGGATCGCCCCCTGCACCTGATCGGCCCGCGCTACTACCTCACCTGGTGGCGTCTGCTGAAGGCGCTGCTGATCATCGTGCCGCTGTGCGCACTGGGCGGCGTCGCCGTCGCGCAGGCCCTGATCGGCTCCCCGGTGGAGACGATCATCGCCGAGTCCCTGGCCATCGCGCTCAGCGCCGCCGTGCACGTGTTCTTCTGGGTGACGCTGGTGTTCGTGATCCTGGAGCGCAGCGGCACCCATGCCGGTGGCGGCTGGGACGTGGACCAGCTGCCGCAGGCCCAGGATCCCGATGCCCGCCTCTCGGACGTGGTGGCCTCCCTGGCGCTGCTCGCGGTGACGGCCGCCGCGGTCCTGTGGGACGGCACCCGCGGCGTGGTGCACGTGCGCGGCGAGACGCTCTCGTTCCTGCATCCGCAGCTGTGGCCGTGGTGGATGGCGGCGCTGTTCGTCCTGTTCGCACTGGAGGCCGTGATCGCGGTGACGGTGTGGATCCGGCGGGGCTGGACGGCGCCCCTGGCGGCCGTGAACACCCTGGCCGCGCTGCTGGTGGTGAGCTGGACGCTGACCCTGCTGGGCCGGGGACTGCTGGTGAACCCCGCGTTCACCGAGGCCGTGCTCCTGGACAACGGCGTGGATGCGGACGTGGTGCGCATCCTCGGTGTGCTGCTGGGCGTAGTCGTGACGGCCATCGCGGGGTGGGATGCGGCCAGTGGATGGGTGAAGGCGCGGCGCTCCACCGGCCCGGCCCGCTGA
- a CDS encoding signal peptidase I yields MGTESPRRAREVLRTLLNGLSLGVLLIIVALGALTIVVPAAVGGMPLSVLTGSMRPTYPPGTLVVIKPAAPEEIGVGDVITFQIESGNPAVATHRVIARSTDSGTGEVRFTTQGDANNTPDAEPVQPVQIRGKVWYAIPYLGWANQAIDGSTRNWAVPTLTGALFVYAAWTVGSGLRERRQKKRTAEEAPAPRSEGD; encoded by the coding sequence ATGGGCACCGAGAGCCCGCGCCGCGCCCGAGAGGTGCTCCGGACGCTTCTGAACGGGCTCAGCCTGGGCGTCCTGCTGATCATCGTGGCTCTCGGAGCCCTCACCATCGTGGTGCCCGCCGCCGTGGGCGGGATGCCGCTGAGCGTGCTCACCGGCTCGATGCGTCCCACCTACCCGCCCGGCACGCTCGTGGTGATCAAGCCCGCCGCCCCCGAGGAGATCGGGGTGGGGGATGTGATCACCTTCCAGATCGAGTCCGGCAACCCTGCTGTGGCGACACACCGGGTCATCGCCCGCAGCACGGACAGCGGCACCGGCGAGGTGCGCTTCACCACCCAGGGCGACGCCAACAACACCCCCGACGCCGAACCGGTCCAGCCCGTGCAGATCCGGGGAAAGGTCTGGTATGCGATCCCGTACCTGGGCTGGGCCAATCAGGCCATCGACGGCAGCACCCGCAACTGGGCGGTGCCCACCCTCACCGGTGCGCTGTTCGTCTACGCGGCCTGGACCGTCGGCTCCGGGTTGCGGGAACGACGGCAGAAGAAGCGCACGGCCGAGGAGGCGCCGGCGCCCCGCTCCGAGGGGGACTGA